Proteins encoded in a region of the Triticum dicoccoides isolate Atlit2015 ecotype Zavitan chromosome 3A, WEW_v2.0, whole genome shotgun sequence genome:
- the LOC119271789 gene encoding WAS/WASL-interacting protein family member 3-like: MARGGDLTMLRRGGGSGSTREDAPVVLDGGAKLLAAKTTTTTVPMMVVARDGEGYGNGVRWSSPCRLELKPPAVQGLPRNRYATTCLILAHARPRHRSPARRGSAPPPAAVLRVAPRSRRCEPAPLRKSSASPSRAACSRAKPDSQPWSPSSSSASNPPPPHLLQALEHEHELASAPPLSSAPSAARGAGTHRCRAASVDAVNGPMPLTPARGRLFPTMRARPCSSPPLPIVSGLCLDNGNPHCPCAPASSPSRPRPPRVFMSRPSLRPAFHMGLLPALARTPAATPAASGGACPAVENGRISGETRGAEPVNKE, translated from the exons ATGGCGAGGGGAGGGGATCTGACGATGCTCCGGCGGGGTGGCGGCTCAGGGTCGACGCGGGAGGACGCTCCAGTGGTCCTCGATGGAGGGGCAAAGCTCCTGGCGGCCAAGACGACAACGACGACAGTTCCAATGATGGTGGTGGCGAGGGATGGGGAGGGCTATGGCAATGGCGTTAGATG gaGCTCCCCCTGCCGCCTGGAGCTCAAGCCGCCAGCCGTCCAAGGCCTCCCCAGGAACAGATACGCGACCACGTGCCTCATCCTCGCACATGCCAGGCCGCGCCACCGGAGCCCCGCCCGCAG AGGCAGTGCTCCGCCGCCCGCTGCTGTTCTTCGCGTCGCCCCGCGCTCCCGCCGCTGTGAACCGGCTCCCCTCCGCAAGTCCTCGGCATCGCCATCCCGCGCTGCCTGCAGTCGCGCCAAGCCTGACTCGCAACCGTGGAGCCCGAGCTCGTCAAGCGCTTCAAATCCGCCACCGCCCCATCTTCTTCAGGCGCTCGAGCACGAGCATGAGCTCGCCAGCGCCCCACCTCTCTCTTCCGCTCCGTCCGCCGCCCGCGGCGCCGGGACCCATCGCTGCCGCGCCGCCTCCGTCGATGCAGTCAACGGTCCCATGCCATTGACCCCCGCCAGGGGACGACTATTCCCTACCATGCGTGCGCGCCCGTGctccagccctcccctccccatcgTGTCCGGCCTGTGCCTGGACAACGGAAACCCCCACTGTCCGTGCGCTCCGGCCAGCTCCCCGTCGCGCCCGAGACCTCCTAGAGTCTTCATGTCGAGGCCTTCGTTGCGACCAGCATTTCACATGGGTCTCCTGCCCGCCTTAGCGCGGACGCCCGCCGCGACgccggcggcaagcggcggcgcaTGCCCAGCGGTGGAGAACGGCAGGATAAGCGGCGAGACGCGTGGTGCTGAGCCAGTCAATAAGGAATAA